In Cryptomeria japonica chromosome 1, Sugi_1.0, whole genome shotgun sequence, the sequence GATTAACAACTTTTTCACACTTGAGGGGGTCATAGCTTCGTCGGGGTTGGAGGATTGAGGGGTTGTGGGGATAGAAATGGCCAAAGGCTTGGGGGAGAGGTAGTTATTACCCGTAGCCatggagggggatggagagggatcAGAGGATAGCCGAAGGCTTGTCACCGGGGGGATTTCACCCTCTTCCAGGGGAACAACTAGGCTAGCTTTCTTCACAGGATCAACCGGGGTTTTTAAGATCTCAAGGATCTTGTCAGTGTGGGGGTAGTCATCAGGGATTTCATTCGCATTAGGCAGTCCCAAGGGGGCTGATGAAGAGGGAGTACTTGGGCTGATGGGTTCATCAACAATAGCCTTTTCTTACAGCTTGGGTTCTGCAAATGCTTGGGTCTTACACTCAGCATACATGCGTCCTTGTTTAGCACACTTCTGACCAAAAagggtagcattttcataaacAATGGCCTGAGACCATTTTCCCCACTTTGAGTTAAGAGAAACAAAATTGGGGAGAGCTTTGTTAATCACAGCATTGACACAAAAACAAGCATAAACCAACCTGGATTTAACAAGAGTGACTGAATCTGCTGTAACATAGCTGCCGAACGAGTTTCCAATCCAGTGGAAGATCTATTCATCCCAAAATTCCAGCGGTAGGCCAGGTAGTCTAACCCAAACAAGAGCCATGCGGTTGAGTTCATCTGAAGGGTCAAAACTAGGCTTCCATTTAGCTAGAGTTAGGAAATGCTTCCCATATGCCTAGGAGCCAGAGAGAACAAAGATGAGATCTTCCTCCGCAGTGAACTTGAAAAGGAAGGGACCACTTGGCATTGCCGAGATGTCGACACTGCCCTTTAGTTTCCATCTTGATTTGGACCATCTCCTAATCATGTCAATAGATGGCCTGAAGGAGAAGAAGCGTCCAACTATCACCAGGTGAAGATATGAAGCGATTTTATCCATGAGACTATCCAAGAGCTTGATCTCCGTTCCTTCGTTAGTTTGGGTAAAGTTAGCTAAAGCCACTTCCAAAGTTGTATCAGTGGACCTGAGAAGGGTGTTTTTCTAGTTGGATTTGGACTCTTTCTTACCAAGCTTCGCATTCTTCTATCCGACAACAGATTTTGACTTGGGGAGGGGtatattcttctctccatcattcaGGCCAGAGTCCGTCAGTACCAAAGATGAAGAGGAGGGAGGAATATCAATCTTGGCAGTTTTTTTTCGTATGACCCGCAGACAGTGGGGTCCCAACAACAGAACCAACAACATGTGAACCGACCGTGGTATCGGGGTGGGGGTCTGGTTGCAGGGAGGAAGGGACCTCCCTAGAGGGGGCGGTCATGCAAACGGTTCAGATTCAAACGTAGGCAGAGGCGAGAAAGCTGCAGCGCTGTTTTTAGGACTTACCATGCCTTAAAATATTAAGATAACAGTGGAAAAAAATTATTGAGTTATAACTCATCTTAACAATTGTAGATGAGAATTGAGGGACTTGAGAGCCGACTAGATGCTGGGAGAAACAAATTATTGAACTCATCTGCCAAATGCACCAGGCATATATGCAGGTCGAGAATGAAGACCACTACCATGAACAAAAACTCATTAATCTTGCAACGTGCTCACCTAGCTCACTTGTACTAGCTCCAAGGGAGAACAATGGGGAAAACATAAACACCCAACAAAACCTTCACAAACATATTCAATAAATACCTAATTTCAGCCATgccttcaaaaaattaaaaaagaatacCAAATAATTGATGAGATTGACTAAGAAGGGCCCCAACCATCAACATTGGCAAATAAAAACCAACGAAGATCTAATGATTTCGATGCTTCAGATCATCTTGCATCTGATTTCCAACACTTCATATCGTCAATGTCTAAATTCAGCCATCCATTTCACATAAAGAATACCTTcagtataaatatatatgaatggataaaagattagaaaaataaacttgactttataaaaaattataacaatataaaaatatatacatatatgaaaacatttccttaaaatgaatacaaaacaacatttacaaaAACGTACATTACACATCCTTATCGAATCATTTACTTCAAGTGATTTATATGTATCACATTAAAGGAAAGCTAATGTTCCTTTATTTACCCATATGTTTAAGGTTGTGCCATATATATACTTTTTAGGTATACCTCCCTCGTACGTACTCTCCGTGTTCTATCAGTGGAACCCTAAAATAAAGACAGAATTTTGGCGACTTACTTAGATCCTCCAGACTTAGATCTCGTCAATGGAATAAAAACATATCTTAACATTATTATCAAATTTTTCACCAACGGTTTAAGCGTCCGCGAAGCGGAATCAGAGAAAATGCACTTTGCTGGATTCTATGAGCGTTAAAAGCTCTGACAGCATTTCAAATTGGTAACAGTAAAGGAATTGACACTCTTAGAGTTGAATAGCGGCCGCGTTGAAGGTTCTTCTTCCGCTAGAAGAGaaggaatcaaagaaatcaagcgAGGGCAAGTGACTGTCCCTTGATTCCATCATTCTAGAAGCAATTAAGAACATTTTGAAAGATTTAGATTATATTTTACAATCTAAACTCTGCAAATCATAATATCATTAAATTTtggctttttatttatttatttaaatttaggttttgCTATAGGGGCATGGGATCGACGCCATTTGACGCTAATGCATCTCGGCAGTTATTTTTGTAATTGATTTTGAATTCAATGATTGAGTTATATAATCCCAGTGAAAATTTTGCTATTGActctgaacttgggggcttgatccTTGAAAGCCTAATTTCTATAGAGCCTCTGTAAAATTTTTATGAAATTGAACAGCTTGTTATCAGCAAGCGGAAATTAATGCCCTAGAGTTAAATCAGGGAAAAAATTAGGCCTTTTTATTAAATACCAAAGTTTTGATCTTCGTAACCCAAGAAAGCTTAGGATCAGCAGCCATGACTTTGCAGAGGCTTTCTTCGGGATTGTTCAGGGCAGCCCTGAGAATACGCTTGGCTCAGCGAACTAGTTATGCCAAAAGATCTCTGTGGACGGTTCCACAAGTCCGATCATTTTACTCCACGCCTCAAAACTTCCAGGAAGCGGCTCCTGTGCCGAGGGCTGTGCCACTGTCGAGGCTTACTGACAATTTTCTGGATGGGACAAGTAGTGTTTATTTGGAGGAATTACAGAGGGCATGGGAGGCGGATCCACAGAGCGTGGACGAGTCATGGGACAATTTCTTCAGAAATTTTGTTGGTCAGGCAGCAACATCGCCTGGAATTTCAGGCCAAACAATCCAGGAGAGCATGAGGCTTTTGCTACTTGTAAGGGCGTATCAGGTGAATGggcacatgaaggcaaaactggatCCGCTGGGTTTGGAGCAGAGAGAAATTCCAGTGGATTTGGAACCGGGTTTATATGGATTCACCGAAGCTGATTTGGATCGAGAATTTTTTCTTGGTGTATGGAAAATGTCTGGGTTTTTGTCAGAAAACCGGCCAGTGCAGACGCTGCGATCAATTCTTAATAGGTTGGAGCAGGCTTACTGTGGCACAATTGGGTACGAATACATGCATATACCAGATCGTGATCAGTGCAATTGGCTGAGGGAGAAAATTGAGACTGTGGTTCCCAGCATGTATGGTCCTGAACGAAGGCATGTTATACTTGACAGGCTTATTTGGAGCACCCAATTCGAGAATTTCTTGGCAACAAAGTGGACTGCTGCAAAACGATTCGGACTTGAGGGTGCGGAGACATTGATTCCTGGTATGAAAGAGATGTTTGATAGATCGGCTGACATGGGAGTGGAAAGCATTGTGATTGGTATGTCTCACAGAGGAAGATTGAATGTCCTGGGCAATGTGGTTAGGAAGCCATTGAGACAGATTTTCAGCGAGTTTAGTGGTGGCACAAAGCCCGTGGAAGAAGTTGGATCTTACACTGGAACAGGGGATGTGAAATACCATTTGGGTACATCGTATGATAGACCTACAAGGGGTGGTAAAAGAattcatctttcactggttgctaATCCCAGTCATTTGGAAGCAGTTGATCCTGTCGTCATTGGGAAAACCCGAGCAAAACAGTATTATTCAAATGACAAGGAGAGGACAAAGAACATGGCTATCTTGATTCATGGAGATGGAAGTTTTGCTGGACAGGGTGTGGTTTATGAGACATTACATTTGAGTGCTCTCCCTAACTACACAACTGGAGGGACTATTCATATTGTAGTCAATAATCAGGTTGCATTTACAACTGATCCCAAGTCTGGTAGATCTTCACAATATTGTACGGATGTTGCAAAAGCACTGAATGCTCCTATCTTTCATGTGAATGGTGATGATGTGGAAGCTGTGGTGCATGCATGTGAACTTGCCGCTGAGTGGCGTCAGACATTCCATTctgatgttgttgttgatattgtttgCTACCGTAGATTTGGACACAATGAGATTGATGAGCCATCTTTCACACAACCTAAAATGTACCAGGTATGCATTTGTTGGCTTTATGTTTACATGTAATATGCACTGTAATTTATTCTCACCGATGATATAGTGGTATGGAATGGAAATAGGATGTTTGAGGAAAAATTGAGCATTTGAATCATGTAACATATAAAGAGCATATATAGATGTTGCGTCTTTGAACATGATACTCGAGTTCCAACTTTTAAACTTCTTTGCTTGGCCTTGAATACATGGAACAACTTTTGCAGACAGATCGATACATTGATCTCATTGTCAAAATAAGGGCAAAGTATATTGTTTTAAATAATTGTTGGTTTTAATTTTACTTTACATTGCTTTTCAGATGTTATGATCTTAATTGTAAAATAGGTCATGTTTGAGTAAATGGTATGGATTCAAGTTCTTGTAGGCTTTATTAAAATTTCCTGCCTCAGCCTTGTTGATGGTGGTTTTTGGGTGTGAGAAGATCTTCAATGATAATGTCTGTTAAGTGGTCTCCGCATATCTCGCCCTTTTAAGCTGTGGTTTCTGTCCAATTTCTCACCGATATGTTTGTTTTAAATCTTTCTTACAGGTGATTAAAAATCATCCACGAGCAGTTGATGTGTATGAAGAGCAGCTAATTCAATCAGGGCAGTTGTCAAAGGAAGAAATTGATGCTTTGCACTCTAAAGTCAATTCGATTTTAAATGAAGAGTTTGTTGACAGTAAAGAATATGTGCCAAACCGACGAGATTGGTTGTCAGCATATTGGACTGGCTTTAAATCACCAGAACAGTTGTCACGTAGACGCAATACAGGGTATTGACTCCGTGCCCTAAGTTTAGATGGTCATATTCTTTCTCTTGAGTTGTAGGCTCATTTCTATATAGGGTTTTTGATCATTTGTGCATTGTTTTCTTTTGTAGGGTCAAACCAGAGATATTGAAAAATGTTGGGAAAGCTATAACTACTCTACCAGAAACATTCAATCCTCACAGGGCTGTAAAGAGGATTTTTGATCAACGTTTACAAATGATTGAAAAAGAAGAAGGTGTTGATTGGGCTGTTGGTGAAGCACTTGCATTTGCAACACTCCTAGTAGAGGGCAATCATGTGAGATTGAGTGGCCAGGATGTTGAAAGAGGTACTTTCAGTCACCGGCATGCAGTTGTTCATGACCAGGAAACAGGAGCAAGATATTGCCCTTTAGACCATGTTGTCATGAACCAAAATGAAGAGATGTTTACTGTGAGCAATAGGTATGTAGCAATCTTCAACTAAGATCTGTGCTTTTAGCATTGCAgtgtaaatcaatttttttttctaattgaaCTTGGAATGCTTATGCTGCTGCTATATGCTTTCTAAGTTGTTGCGCATAAAAGAACATGCATAAATGGAAAGTTGGTTGTATTTTGGAACAGTTGCATTATTGATAGATTGAGATGTTATGATCTTAGCTGCaatcttgaagttttattgttAATAGTGCACCTTTGATGGCATTACTTTTCACATGTATGTCTTAttgatgatttgacaatttgcctGTATTTATGTAATAATCCTTTTTAAAGGGTCACTATCTCATGTCATATTCAGAATTTGTTAAGATTTTTGGTCAAGCGTATTGTTTGCATGTGGTTTTTTATGATTATATAAAGTTAAAAAATACCTCTGCCATATTTCATTTGTTAATATCTGTCTACAATTATTGTTCATCCTTGAATTATGTGCATGCTTTATTCATGCAACCTTGGTTGAATCATTGTTAACATTTTTTACTGTGACTGGTTAAAATGGTTtgaagacactaaatcatgtcattGTGTACTACTTATGTGATTAATAATTCATCATTGTCAACTCTTTTGGACTTGAACTCTTCTCATTTTAAACATTCAATGCTGGGTTACACAT encodes:
- the LOC131036425 gene encoding uncharacterized protein LOC131036425; its protein translation is MTLQRLSSGLFRAALRIRLAQRTSYAKRSLWTVPQVRSFYSTPQNFQEAAPVPRAVPLSRLTDNFLDGTSSVYLEELQRAWEADPQSVDESWDNFFRNFVGQAATSPGISGQTIQESMRLLLLVRAYQVNGHMKAKLDPLGLEQREIPVDLEPGLYGFTEADLDREFFLGVWKMSGFLSENRPVQTLRSILNRLEQAYCGTIGYEYMHIPDRDQCNWLREKIETVVPSMYGPERRHVILDRLIWSTQFENFLATKWTAAKRFGLEGAETLIPGMKEMFDRSADMGVESIVIGMSHRGRLNVLGNVVRKPLRQIFSEFSGGTKPVEEVGSYTGTGDVKYHLGTSYDRPTRGGKRIHLSLVANPSHLEAVDPVVIGKTRAKQYYSNDKERTKNMAILIHGDGSFAGQGVVYETLHLSALPNYTTGGTIHIVVNNQVAFTTDPKSGRSSQYCTDVAKALNAPIFHVNGDDVEAVVHACELAAEWRQTFHSDVVVDIVCYRRFGHNEIDEPSFTQPKMYQVIKNHPRAVDVYEEQLIQSGQLSKEEIDALHSKVNSILNEEFVDSKEYVPNRRDWLSAYWTGFKSPEQLSRRRNTGVKPEILKNVGKAITTLPETFNPHRAVKRIFDQRLQMIEKEEGVDWAVGEALAFATLLVEGNHVRLSGQDVERGTFSHRHAVVHDQETGARYCPLDHVVMNQNEEMFTVSNSSLSEFGVLGFELGYSMENPNSLVLWEAQFGDFANGAQVIFDQFVSSGESKWLRQSGLVVLLPHGYDGQGPEHSSARLERFLQNSDDNPFVIPEMDPTLRTQIQQCNWQVVNVTTPANYFHVLRRQLHRDFRKPLIVMSPKNLLRHKDCKSNLSEFDDVQGHPGFDKQGTRFKRLIKDQNDHSDREEGIQRLILCSGKVYYELDEGRQRIERKDVAICRVEQLCPFPYDLVQRELKRYPNAEIVWCQEEPMNMGAYNYITPRLLTAMRAVDRGTLEDIKYVGRAPSAATATGFSQVHAKEQKELVETALQSASIKFP